A genomic region of Drosophila kikkawai strain 14028-0561.14 chromosome X, DkikHiC1v2, whole genome shotgun sequence contains the following coding sequences:
- the mdu gene encoding spindle pole body component 97: protein MQQKVEEKIDPLTRIQEEIKEVVRREEEYRQLATLSSTTITSSSTATEGVVEFEAYTINGNGKDFNQEQQQQQAHDQDELDHDQGVLVTAQPATTSLLLPIDELSNTPSLASSVNSAKEESLDGQHSDDSGISASSQSNNINNNLQAKQQQQPLKLTVVTRQEQRYIGPNCYNMTPEPPQQKLITRTISTPQLSGLPQKRQFAFGGAATKGVMQRFIASHGKLVTPSSPLPPASPLGVSNGNSSGVIQNGSQNSSSGGGAAGNNNNNTLKLNTRTALAFLENGNSTTVTLSPAAIERDSEGRPLRRGYVPVEQKIQRELQDLKSRETELKRLRKINRQNTLKASLDKLNLSTDDEADADDDDDEDSEVEHCYGPGKLRNAQSTQELDRNGNEPEIVHKPAANRSLNAAAYIANGASNGSINGMRPAMSLAQLCDLTPEEAPSSRGLIAQWESLIKKNAENGTVIEAVI, encoded by the exons AAAATCGATCCCCTGACACGCATCCAGGAGGAGATCAAGGAAGTGGTACGGCGTGAGGAGGAGTACCGTCAGCTGGCCACACTCTCCTCAACGACCATCACTTCTTCCTCCACCGCCACCGAAGGGGTGGTGGAGTTTGAGGCCTACACGatcaatggcaatggcaaggACTTTAAtcaggaacagcagcagcagcaggcacatGACCAGGATGAGCTGGATCACGATCAGGGCGTGCTGGTCACAGCCCAGCCGGCGACCACTTCGCTCCTGCTGCCCATTGACGAGCTGTCCAACACACCCTCGCTGGCCTCCAGCGTGAACAGCGCCAAGGAGGAGAGCCTCGATGGTCAGCACTCGGACGACTCTGGCATATCGGCCTCCTCGCAgagcaacaacatcaacaacaacctccaggccaagcagcagcagcagccgctcaAGCTGACAGTGGTTACCCGCCAGGAGCAGCGCTACATTGGACCCAACTGCTACAACATGACACCGGAACCGCCGCAGCAGAAGCTCATCACAAGGACCATTTCCACGCCGCAGCTGAGCGGCCTGCCCCAGAAGCGTCAGTTTGCCTTCGGCGGTGCCGCTACCAAGGGCGTGATGCAGCGTTTCATAGCCTCGCATGGCAAGCTGGTGACACCCAGCAGTCCCCTGCCGCCAGCCTCGCCATTGGGCGTCAGCAATGGCAACAGTTCCGGGGTCATCCAGAATGGAAGccaaaacagcagcagcggcggcggcgccgctggcaacaataacaacaacaccCTCAAGCTGAACACACGCACGGCGCTGGCCTTCCTGGAGAATGGCAACTCGACCACGGTCACCCTGTCGCCGGCGGCCATCGAGCGGGACTCGGAGGGCAGGCCGCTGCGTCGAGGCTATGTGCCAGTCGAGCAGAAAATCCAGCGGGAGCTGCAGGACCTCAAGTCGCGCGAAACGGAGCTGAAGCGCCTGCGCAAGATCAACAGGCAGAACACACTGAAGGCGTCGCTGGACAAGCT TAACCTCAGCACAGACGACGAGGCCGATGcggacgacgatgacgatgaggaCTCCGAGGTGGAGCACTGCTATGGACCCGGAAAACTGCGCAATGCCCAGTCTACCCAGGAGCTAGATAGAAATGG CAACGAACCGGAGATTGTGCACAAGCCTGCTGCCAATCGCAGCCTGAATGCGGCCGCCTACATAGCCAATGGAGCCAGCAATGGCAGCATCAACGGAATGCGTCCGGCCATGTCGCTGGCCCAACTCTGTGATCTGACGCCCGAGGAGGCGCCCTCGTCGCGTGGCCTCATTGCCCAGTGGGAGAGCCTGATCAAAAAGAATGCCGAGAATGGGACGGTGATTGAGGCGGTCATCTAA